TATATGGACGTAGGTAATGTTGTTATGGGAAGAATAAATTCGACACATAGACAGACTACTTGTGAAAATTTTTACATTAATAACTTACGCAAGAAATTAAAGTAAGTTATAATTAATATAAACTGTCAAAAAGCTCGGAGCGATAATCGATGGGATACAAAGGTAGGGTAACACTTCTCATAGTGGTATTGATTGTATCAGTTGAATTTAACACCTACGATTACATCCATGATTTATCAGCCGTGAAATGGGACATTATTGGAAGCATCGTCATTTTGCTGTTGGCTTGGTGGTTTGGAAAAAATTATGACAGAGCGAAATATTAAGCTCAAAGAGACGCTTTAACGGGCGCTTATAATCGACTTTTCGCTAGTAGAATGTTTCCAAGGCTTCTTACAAAAGCGGAACGTACAAATGGGAGACTTAGCGTGTTTTTGGTGGACGTGAATAATTTAAAGACAATCAATGACGTACATGGACACATGACAGGTGACGAAGTCATCAAGCATGTGTCCCATACCTTAATAGGTTGTACACGAAAATGGGACTTGGTAACACGTTGGGGTGGAGATGAATTTGTAATTATCGCATCTAATATAGACCAAGCAGGGGCATCTACAATGTTGGAGCGTATCGAGGATCACATGCTTGCAATCGAGACAAGTACAAAACATTCATTAAAACCATCGGTTTCCATCGGGGTCGCGGTGTACCCTGTCGATGGTAGTACATTTGATGATCTGATTGGTGTTGCAGATGGCAGAATGTATGACGATAAGAAGAAAGCACAGTATATCGATGTTGCCCCTATGTAAACGTTCTCGTTAGCGATAACAGGGAATTCAACACTATTATTCATACAGTGTACAGGAAACTCTTTGTATATTGACAATGAGTGATTCCTAGCAGAAACAATTTCGAAAATTCTTGAACATAATTCTAGAGAGCCGTTTGACATGAAGGGCGTTCCTTTGGAGGAACGCTCTTTTTTGATCAATAAGTGTAATCTCTCTCACACATTGGTGAATTTTGTCGAAATAACTGGTATATTATGTTTGACCTTATAGTGGTGATTTTTACAATAGACGGTGATGGTTATGTCAATGGCATATTGCATGAGGTGTAAGCGCTTGATTGCGGTAGAACAAATGTCACAGGTTTTCGTGACAGGGTTTGTCCGTATTGATGGAACGGACTACCCACTAGGTAGGGGATGTCAGTGCCACGACACGTACGCAAAGGAATCGGATAACCGATAGATTAACGAAGGAATCCTATAGACGTAGTGCATCAATCAAGTGGAGTGCTGTTGATGCTAGAGCGTCCTCTGAATGGTCTGTTGAGTGGCATACTGAGCCAAGACTAGTGGAGTCCTCAGACCATCATGTTTCTTAAACGAATGAATGATTGTTATCACATCGGTGTGAACGCTGTGATCCCTTGTGTTTGTTGGCTTGTTCATGTAAATCAAAACGCATCGTGTATGCCACGAAGCGTTATAAGCCAATGAATATAAGGTATTTCGCGATATACGATGCGAGTGCAATCCCGAATGTTATCCTCATTTCATTACTAGGAGGGGGATCAATGAACGGCAGTACGGTTTCAAACATAGTAAACAGTGCCATACAGACGTACGCAAATACCGTAGGCGCGATGCCAGGTTACGAGAAATGGTACTACTATACTCAGATACTTGCTGCGATTATTACCATTCTAGGTTTTATTGCAGTAGGCATTCAGTTATGGTACACCAGCAAATCAGTCAATGCGGCAGATGAATCCGCTAAGGCGGCGAAATCAGCCGCAGAGGCCGCACAAGAACAGGTAAAAGTGGCTCAGAAACAAATTGAAATGACGGAAGCCGCCTCTCAGGACACAAAACAGCAAATGGAGATTATGCTTCAGCAAGCAAAGGTTGATATTGAGTCGAAGATGATTGCATCACTACCACTTTTTCGACTAAACGTTCACCGTACATTCGACCACTTGAGTCGTGAAATTTGGGAGATGACTCTAACGAATGTAGGTAATGGTCCTGCTTTCCAAATCAATATTTCATTGTCTGATGGCTTTGATAGAGTTCTCGATGAGGGGCATGCCTCGATGATCACTGTTGGAGAAAACACTCCGTTTGTCTTTTCAGCCAATACCGAGGCAAGAGAGGGAATAGTGTCCTACAAGGATTTTCACGGATTTATATATTCACAATCATGGAATTTAATATATGATCATCGATTTGGTTCTCCGATATTGAGTGATTCAGAAATGAATGGGCCACCCAAACAAGTAGGAAGAGACTAACCAAATGTTATCGATCGATCCACTGTGGATGTAGTAGACCGATTTTCATCACATCGGTCTGGGTACTGTAAATCCCCTTATATTTGTTGGCTTGGTCACGCAGACCGAGAAGTATCATTCGATGACAGGAAGTGTCAATATTCCAAGGAGTATAAGGCATTTCGCGATAGATGATACGGGTTCAATTCCACATCAAATTGGGGTTTTATTCTTAGACACCTTAGAACGTTCTCATAGTAGAACTCTCGGATTCAATCCCAAACCTGTGCGCCTAATTCAGTCAACTCATGACGATCTATGAGTCGAACATTCAGTTTAAGTGCTAAATCCCGGGCGGCTTTAGTGAATGAACTGTTCGTTACAACGATAGCATACTCGGCTTGATAGAAACCTTTTGCCCCATGTACTTCTTGTACAGCCTTCACACCGACAGGCTTTGAATAGCGTTTCGCTTGGACTACGGTGAGTTGTCCTTCTTGATCGGTTAAAACTACATCAGCGCCAAAGTCGCCAGATGCTCGTGTAGTTCTAGCGTCGTATCCCATTTTTGAAAACAGAACTCGTAGATATTCTTCAAATTCTAGGCCCGACATTTGGTCAACGTCAGTAATACGGGACAGGGCAATTTGCTGTTCTCTTTGTTCTTGGTGTTTTCTCCTTTCTTCTTCAAATCTTTTATGTTCTTTGTTCCAGTGCATATTCATCAACGTTGCAATCAATACGGCGAGTGCAACGAAGCCCCCAATACCGTACAAAAAGATGTGTATCGTTTCTGTTGGAGACAGAGTAATCACCCCTACAAGATATCTACTTATCTGTATTATAACTTTGGGATCTTAACAACCTGTTCGTTATTGTATACTTTTGCGAATGTAATCGACCGATCCAAAGAACCCGCATTCCACCGTGTTCACCATTGTTCGTAAAGTTCACTAAATAATTTATGAATGTTCGTAAATATGTATATACATTTATGAACAACTTTGCTACGATAAGGACAAACGAACGTCACGAAGGAGCAACGGCGATGGAGATTAGGAAGCATGGGTATATCCGAGTTAGTAGCAAAGACCAAAACGAACAACGACAACTGGCTGCAATGAGATCCGTTGGCATAGAGGAAAGAGACATTTACATAGACAAGCAAAGCGGTAAGGACTTTAACAGAGAGCAGTATCAAGCAATGAAGCACAGTTTACGCAGGGGCGACCTCCTGTATATTCATTCCCTTGACCGATTCGGCAGGAACAAAGAGGACATTTTGAACGAATGGCAGGACATTACCAAAAATATCGGTGCAGATATTGTCGTGTTAGACATGCCGTTGTTGGACACCACAAAATATCGTGACCACTTGGGTTCGTTTATCTCAGACCTTGTATTGCAGATCCTATCTTGGCTTGCTGAGGATGAACGAGAGCGTATTAGGAAGCGGCAACGTGAGGGCATTGAGGCCGCTAAGAATAACAACGTAAAGTTTGGCAGAC
This is a stretch of genomic DNA from Alicyclobacillus dauci. It encodes these proteins:
- a CDS encoding restriction endonuclease — encoded protein: MIATLMNMHWNKEHKRFEEERRKHQEQREQQIALSRITDVDQMSGLEFEEYLRVLFSKMGYDARTTRASGDFGADVVLTDQEGQLTVVQAKRYSKPVGVKAVQEVHGAKGFYQAEYAIVVTNSSFTKAARDLALKLNVRLIDRHELTELGAQVWD
- a CDS encoding recombinase family protein, with amino-acid sequence MEIRKHGYIRVSSKDQNEQRQLAAMRSVGIEERDIYIDKQSGKDFNREQYQAMKHSLRRGDLLYIHSLDRFGRNKEDILNEWQDITKNIGADIVVLDMPLLDTTKYRDHLGSFISDLVLQILSWLAEDERERIRKRQREGIEAAKNNNVKFGRPSAEITEAFVVAYNEWKAGNITATKAMEQAGMKRTTFYKLVKEYENHH